A region of the Stieleria neptunia genome:
GAGAAAAATGCCGCCAGTGGTTGGTAGCGCGATCATTGCTGCAACTCGCTTGGTTGTGGTGCCAACCGGTCGACGATGATCATCAGGCTGTTGGCATCGCAGGAAGCAAGCTCGATCTGCGTGCCACAGGGAAAGCGGACAGTGGTGCCGCCGATTTGGGGACGCGGCTGCTCGATCTGCACGGCAAGAAACGCGTCGCTCTGATCGGCGTCGCCCTGCAGCCTTTGTCGCCATCGATAAAACGATGCGGTGGAGACTCCGTGCAAATCGCAAAATTCGGAGACCGCAAGATCGGACTGTTCGTGAAGTTGGATCAGCCGCGACCAACGTTGGCGAACGGCGGGGTCTGGCAAGCGAACCATGGAAACCTCCTGGTTACGTGAGTGAAAACCCACCAGCCTACGCCACGCGCCAAGAATGGTTTCCTCGGGCGCTT
Encoded here:
- the tnpA gene encoding IS66 family insertion sequence element accessory protein TnpA → MVRLPDPAVRQRWSRLIQLHEQSDLAVSEFCDLHGVSTASFYRWRQRLQGDADQSDAFLAVQIEQPRPQIGGTTVRFPCGTQIELASCDANSLMIIVDRLAPQPSELQQ